Proteins encoded within one genomic window of Amycolatopsis sp. 2-15:
- a CDS encoding MFS transporter — protein MVGINEETTARWWATAAVGAGVIALCYGFARYAYGLFVPRFGETFGLTTVGVGVLGGLSTAGYGVGLLLSLRTATRSARGTVLLAGALAAAGLGLMAAAPNVAVFGAGIVLAGGSAGLVSPGVAQLIGETVGTRHRVRAQTWANTGTGLGLAASAFTPLLAFGWSSIWAGFAVLAAAMTVLAWRTLPRPPAAAEIFAPVHGLVPLVVNSVLIGATSAPYWTFSSSRLTATGLSPTAATWCWFTIGVAGLLGGLAGRAAERVGLRTANLVTWTLAAAGLALLALPRPGLPGALVSSALFGSTYMALTGLCILWAARLFPTRPARGVTWSFVGLGVGQTAASPLAGAAASGIGLAAVFGLAALVALAAWSQLDARLAPPASGPGG, from the coding sequence GTGGTCGGGATCAACGAAGAGACAACCGCGCGGTGGTGGGCCACCGCCGCGGTCGGCGCCGGCGTGATCGCGCTCTGCTACGGGTTCGCGCGTTATGCCTACGGGCTGTTCGTGCCCCGGTTCGGCGAGACGTTCGGGCTCACGACCGTCGGCGTCGGCGTGCTGGGCGGACTGTCGACCGCGGGCTACGGCGTCGGGCTGCTGCTGTCCCTGCGCACGGCCACGCGGTCCGCGCGCGGCACCGTGCTGCTGGCCGGCGCGTTGGCGGCGGCGGGGCTCGGGCTCATGGCGGCCGCGCCGAACGTGGCCGTGTTCGGCGCCGGAATCGTCCTCGCGGGCGGCAGCGCGGGCCTGGTTTCGCCCGGCGTCGCGCAGCTGATCGGGGAAACCGTCGGGACGCGCCACCGGGTCCGGGCGCAGACCTGGGCCAACACCGGGACCGGGCTCGGCCTGGCCGCGTCGGCGTTCACGCCGCTGCTGGCCTTCGGCTGGTCCTCGATCTGGGCGGGCTTCGCCGTGCTCGCCGCGGCGATGACGGTGCTCGCCTGGCGGACGTTGCCCCGCCCGCCCGCGGCCGCCGAGATCTTCGCGCCGGTCCACGGACTGGTCCCGCTCGTGGTCAACTCCGTCCTCATCGGGGCGACGAGCGCGCCGTACTGGACCTTCTCCAGCTCCCGGCTCACCGCGACGGGCCTCAGTCCGACTGCGGCGACCTGGTGCTGGTTCACCATCGGCGTGGCCGGGCTGCTCGGCGGGCTGGCCGGACGGGCCGCCGAGCGCGTCGGGCTGCGGACCGCCAACCTCGTCACGTGGACGCTGGCGGCGGCCGGCCTCGCGCTGCTGGCCTTGCCGCGACCGGGCTTGCCCGGCGCGCTGGTCTCGAGTGCGTTGTTCGGCAGCACCTACATGGCCCTCACCGGGTTGTGCATCCTGTGGGCCGCCCGCCTGTTCCCCACGCGCCCGGCTCGCGGGGTCACGTGGTCGTTCGTGGGTCTCGGTGTCGGGCAGACCGCGGCGTCACCGCTGGCCGGCGCCGCGGCGTCCGGAATCGGGCTGGCGGCGGTGTTCGGGCTGGCCGCGCTGGTGGCGCTGGCCGCGTGGAGCCAGCTCGACGCCCGCCTCGCCCCGCCGGCCTCAGGCCCCGGCGGGTAG
- a CDS encoding DedA family protein translates to MDATTAGLVVLFVVSLVPLLPTEVTILGMGIAAAQGGTSLAVVIAVATAGCLVGDQALYALGRFGGARVLERLSRRRKMAAGLAWLDGRLQRHPRPILVLARWLPSGGTVGALLAGSLRWPMGEFFSASAIGITLWTSYVAFLGYAGGELIDEPVVSMLLSFGVATLLGVAITFGVRRGARS, encoded by the coding sequence GTGGACGCAACGACGGCAGGGCTCGTGGTGCTGTTCGTCGTCTCGCTGGTGCCCCTGCTGCCCACCGAGGTGACGATCCTCGGCATGGGCATCGCAGCCGCGCAAGGCGGGACGTCGCTGGCCGTGGTGATCGCCGTCGCCACCGCCGGGTGCCTGGTCGGCGACCAGGCCCTCTACGCGCTGGGCCGCTTCGGCGGCGCGCGGGTGCTGGAACGGCTCAGCCGGCGCCGCAAGATGGCCGCCGGCCTGGCCTGGCTCGACGGCCGCCTCCAACGCCACCCGCGCCCGATCCTGGTCCTCGCCCGCTGGCTGCCCTCGGGCGGCACGGTCGGGGCGCTGCTGGCCGGCTCGCTGCGCTGGCCCATGGGCGAGTTCTTCAGCGCGTCGGCGATCGGCATCACGCTGTGGACGTCATACGTCGCCTTCCTCGGCTACGCCGGCGGCGAGCTCATCGACGAACCGGTGGTCAGCATGCTGCTCTCTTTCGGCGTCGCGACCCTGCTGGGCGTGGCGATCACGTTCGGCGTCCGCCGCGGAGCCCGCAGCTAA
- a CDS encoding RNA polymerase sigma factor, translating into MIEGLLRELAPQVLTALVRRYGGFDTCEDAVQEALLAAAVQWPRDGVPDNPKAWLITTASRRRIELWRSDSARQRREEAVAALAPPDPDPAPAVDDTLTLLLLCCHPALTRPSQVALTLRAVGGLTTAEIARAFLVPEPTIGQRISRAKQKVKGTSFSLPPEHERPARVAAVLQVLYLVFTEGHTASAGSAVDRVELTAEAIRLTRQLHAELPDDGEVTGLLALMLLTGARRAARLGENGTMVPLAEQDRSRWDADAIAEGTALITHTLATAPVGPYQLQAAIAAVHDEAASAEATDWPQILLLYDLLRQVAPGPMVTLNRLVALAMVEGPAVALAELDASEPPDHYRVDVVRAHLLELAGDLDAAREYYAAAARRTLSLPERRHLEARALSDMTGKP; encoded by the coding sequence GTGATCGAGGGTCTCCTGCGCGAGCTGGCGCCGCAGGTTCTCACCGCGCTCGTGCGCCGCTACGGCGGGTTCGACACGTGCGAGGACGCCGTGCAGGAGGCCTTGCTCGCCGCCGCCGTGCAGTGGCCGCGCGACGGCGTGCCGGACAACCCCAAGGCGTGGCTCATCACCACCGCTTCGCGGCGACGGATCGAGCTGTGGCGCAGCGATTCCGCCCGGCAACGGCGTGAGGAGGCCGTGGCCGCACTGGCGCCACCCGACCCGGACCCGGCGCCGGCCGTGGACGACACGCTCACGTTGCTGCTGCTCTGCTGCCACCCGGCGTTGACGCGGCCTTCGCAGGTCGCGCTGACGTTGCGCGCCGTCGGCGGCCTCACTACGGCGGAGATCGCGCGGGCGTTCCTCGTGCCGGAGCCGACGATCGGCCAGCGCATCAGCCGCGCGAAGCAGAAGGTGAAGGGCACGTCGTTCAGCCTGCCGCCGGAGCACGAACGGCCCGCTCGCGTCGCCGCCGTGCTGCAGGTGCTGTACCTGGTCTTCACAGAGGGGCACACGGCCAGCGCGGGCTCGGCCGTCGACCGCGTGGAGCTCACCGCCGAGGCCATCCGGCTCACGCGGCAGCTGCACGCCGAGCTCCCCGACGACGGCGAGGTCACCGGCCTGCTGGCGTTGATGCTGCTCACCGGCGCGCGCCGGGCAGCGCGCCTCGGCGAGAACGGCACGATGGTCCCCCTCGCGGAGCAGGACCGCTCGCGGTGGGACGCCGACGCCATCGCCGAGGGCACGGCGCTGATCACCCACACGCTCGCGACCGCGCCCGTCGGTCCGTACCAGCTGCAGGCCGCGATCGCCGCCGTCCACGACGAGGCGGCGTCGGCCGAGGCCACCGACTGGCCGCAGATCCTGCTGCTCTACGACCTGCTGCGCCAGGTCGCGCCGGGACCGATGGTGACGCTCAACCGGCTCGTGGCGCTCGCGATGGTCGAGGGCCCGGCCGTCGCGCTGGCCGAGCTCGACGCGTCGGAGCCGCCGGACCACTACCGCGTCGACGTCGTCCGCGCGCACCTGCTGGAGCTCGCGGGTGATCTCGACGCCGCCCGGGAGTACTACGCCGCGGCGGCCCGGCGGACGTTGAGCCTCCCCGAGCGCAGACACCTGGAGGCGCGTGCTTTGTCTGATATGACCGGAAAACCCTGA
- a CDS encoding DedA family protein, whose protein sequence is MNIDHVLEAIPPLSVYLLVGLVVMVESLGIPLPGEIVLVSAALLASSHSGLNPLWIGVLASAGAIIGDSIGYLIGRKGGKRLFDWAGRKFPKHFGPQHIANAERMFQKRGMWAVFFGRFVAVLRILAGPLAGSLNMHYPRFLIANALGGIVWAGGTTALIYYLGVVADKWLKGFQWAGLGAALVIGVIVTLVLKKRMARHHPEPAEQKDDAVA, encoded by the coding sequence GTGAACATCGACCACGTGCTGGAGGCGATCCCTCCGCTGTCGGTCTACCTCCTGGTGGGGCTCGTCGTGATGGTCGAGAGCCTCGGCATCCCGCTGCCCGGCGAGATCGTGCTCGTGAGCGCCGCGCTGCTCGCCTCCTCGCACAGCGGGCTCAACCCGCTGTGGATCGGCGTCCTGGCCAGCGCGGGCGCCATCATCGGCGACAGCATCGGCTACCTCATCGGCCGCAAGGGCGGCAAACGCCTCTTCGACTGGGCGGGCCGGAAGTTCCCCAAACACTTCGGGCCACAGCACATCGCGAACGCCGAACGGATGTTCCAGAAACGCGGCATGTGGGCCGTGTTCTTCGGCCGGTTCGTCGCCGTGCTGCGCATCCTCGCCGGCCCGCTGGCGGGCTCGCTGAACATGCACTACCCGCGCTTCCTCATCGCGAACGCCCTGGGCGGCATCGTCTGGGCCGGCGGCACCACCGCGTTGATCTACTACCTCGGCGTGGTCGCGGACAAGTGGCTCAAGGGCTTCCAGTGGGCAGGCCTCGGCGCCGCGCTGGTCATCGGCGTGATCGTGACGCTGGTGCTGAAGAAGCGCATGGCGCGCCACCACCCGGAGCCGGCGGAGCAGAAGGACGACGCCGTCGCCTAA
- a CDS encoding LysR family transcriptional regulator, translating into MDLGRLRTLREFADRGSVTATARALHCTPSAVSQQLRALQAEVGLPLTEPDGRGLRLTDAGRALVARADEVLAALDRAESELDTYRSAPRGRVRIAIFQSAGLMLLPGLLTRVAAFDGLEVDVRDVDMTPSDVPALVADYDVVVTHRDEHAGEFTSDRLEVVPLLREPLDVALPAGHVLARRRRVDLADLADERWISVDHGFPVDDVLRSLTVRTGVRPQIVQRINDFRITERLVAAGHGIALLPRYTMDTRRGNGLVGRPLAGIRVARLVEVVCRRGALSRPAVATVIAQLRAEVAALTG; encoded by the coding sequence GTGGACCTCGGAAGACTCCGGACATTGCGGGAGTTCGCGGACCGCGGCAGCGTGACGGCCACGGCGAGGGCCCTGCACTGCACTCCTTCGGCGGTGTCGCAGCAGCTGCGCGCGCTTCAGGCGGAGGTCGGCCTGCCGCTGACCGAGCCGGACGGCCGTGGTCTGCGGCTCACGGACGCCGGCCGGGCGCTCGTCGCGCGCGCCGACGAGGTGCTCGCGGCGCTGGATCGTGCGGAATCCGAGCTCGACACGTATCGCAGCGCGCCGCGTGGGCGGGTGCGGATCGCGATCTTCCAGTCGGCCGGGCTGATGCTGTTGCCGGGGCTGCTCACGCGCGTCGCGGCGTTCGACGGCCTGGAGGTGGACGTCCGCGATGTCGACATGACGCCTTCGGACGTGCCGGCGCTGGTCGCGGACTACGACGTGGTCGTGACGCACCGGGACGAGCACGCCGGCGAGTTCACCTCCGATCGGCTCGAGGTGGTGCCGCTGCTGCGGGAGCCACTGGACGTTGCGCTGCCGGCGGGGCACGTGCTGGCCCGGCGGCGCCGGGTCGATCTCGCGGACCTCGCCGACGAACGCTGGATCTCCGTGGACCACGGGTTCCCGGTCGACGACGTGCTGCGGTCGCTGACCGTGCGCACGGGGGTGCGGCCGCAGATCGTCCAGCGCATCAATGATTTCCGCATCACCGAGAGGCTCGTCGCGGCGGGGCACGGCATCGCGTTGCTGCCGCGCTACACGATGGACACGCGGCGGGGCAATGGTCTGGTCGGACGTCCGCTGGCCGGGATCCGCGTCGCGCGGCTGGTCGAAGTGGTGTGCCGGCGGGGTGCGTTGTCGCGGCCCGCGGTGGCGACGGTGATCGCCCAGCTGCGGGCGGAAGTGGCGGCGTTGACGGGTTAG
- a CDS encoding EamA family transporter, translating into MPARDRLLAVLVAVLWGCNFLAIHAALGQFPPMFAGALRFALIAIPTILFVPWPKVKLRYLLGYGLGFGTGQFAFLFVAMDLGMPTGLASLVLQASAPFTVLLGAVLLRERVSGRQLAGILLAVAGMTAIAWQQSSHAALVPVILTLLAALSWAFGNLAVRRATPDNPVHLMLWMSVVPPLPMLALSFVFEGPTAGWHSLTTLGTTTGLIGVAGMAYVIVFGTVVGSGIWTTLMKHHPAGVVAPFSLLVPVVGLTASYFVLDEVPTVLEIVAAAVVIGGVLLGSLRRKPVELPDEDLLPAGA; encoded by the coding sequence ATGCCCGCACGTGACCGTCTCCTCGCCGTGCTCGTCGCCGTGCTGTGGGGCTGCAACTTCCTCGCCATCCACGCCGCATTGGGCCAGTTCCCGCCGATGTTCGCCGGCGCGCTGCGGTTCGCGCTGATCGCGATCCCGACGATCCTGTTCGTGCCGTGGCCGAAGGTGAAGCTGCGCTACCTGCTCGGCTACGGCCTCGGGTTCGGCACCGGCCAGTTCGCGTTCCTGTTCGTCGCCATGGATCTCGGCATGCCGACGGGCCTGGCTTCGCTGGTGCTGCAGGCGTCCGCGCCGTTCACCGTGCTGCTCGGCGCCGTGCTCCTGCGCGAACGCGTGTCCGGCCGCCAGCTCGCCGGCATCCTGCTGGCCGTCGCCGGCATGACGGCGATCGCGTGGCAGCAGTCCTCGCACGCCGCGCTGGTGCCGGTGATCCTGACGCTGCTGGCCGCGTTGAGCTGGGCGTTCGGCAACCTCGCGGTGCGCCGCGCGACGCCCGACAACCCGGTGCACCTCATGCTGTGGATGTCCGTGGTGCCGCCGCTGCCGATGCTCGCGCTGTCCTTCGTCTTCGAAGGCCCGACAGCCGGCTGGCACTCGCTCACGACGCTCGGCACCACCACCGGTCTCATCGGCGTCGCGGGCATGGCCTACGTGATCGTGTTCGGCACCGTCGTCGGCTCCGGCATCTGGACCACGCTCATGAAGCATCACCCCGCCGGCGTCGTCGCACCGTTCTCGCTGCTCGTGCCGGTGGTCGGGCTCACGGCGTCGTACTTCGTGCTCGACGAGGTCCCGACGGTGCTCGAGATCGTCGCCGCCGCCGTGGTGATCGGCGGGGTGCTGCTCGGGAGCCTGCGGCGCAAGCCGGTCGAGCTGCCCGACGAAGACCTGCTACCCGCCGGGGCCTGA
- a CDS encoding SDR family oxidoreductase — MNLSGKIALVAGGTRGASRAIAVELGRAGAFVYVTGRTSGSARSEVDRPETIEETVSLVVEAGGQAEAVRVDHLMPADVAALASRLDHLDILVNGLWGGDRHLEWGKPVWEHSLDAGLRMIRLAIDAHLITSHHLLPLMIDRPGGLVVELTDGTASYNARYREGTSLPFYLAKSSAHPLAIGEAAELAPFGCTAVAFTPGWLRSEAMLEVYGVTESNWRDAVVKEPHFAISESPTFCGRTIAALAADPARARWSGQTVSSGQLAQAYDVDDVDGSRPDAWRYLVEVADVGKPAEVSGYR, encoded by the coding sequence ATGAACCTTTCGGGAAAAATCGCCCTCGTCGCGGGCGGCACACGCGGTGCGAGCCGCGCGATCGCTGTCGAGCTGGGGCGAGCGGGGGCCTTCGTTTACGTGACCGGCCGTACGTCGGGCTCGGCTCGGTCCGAAGTGGACCGTCCGGAGACGATCGAGGAGACAGTTTCGCTTGTGGTCGAGGCAGGCGGCCAGGCCGAGGCTGTTCGCGTCGACCACCTCATGCCCGCCGACGTCGCGGCTCTGGCCTCTCGGCTGGACCACCTGGACATCCTCGTCAACGGCCTCTGGGGCGGCGACCGCCACCTGGAATGGGGTAAACCCGTCTGGGAACACTCCCTCGACGCGGGCCTGCGCATGATCCGCCTGGCGATCGACGCGCACCTCATCACCAGCCACCACCTGCTGCCGCTGATGATCGACCGCCCGGGCGGCCTGGTCGTGGAGCTGACGGACGGCACCGCCTCGTACAACGCGCGGTATCGGGAAGGGACCTCGCTGCCGTTCTACCTGGCGAAGTCCTCGGCCCACCCGCTGGCCATCGGCGAGGCGGCCGAGCTGGCCCCGTTCGGCTGCACGGCCGTCGCGTTCACCCCCGGCTGGCTGCGCTCAGAGGCGATGCTGGAGGTCTACGGCGTCACGGAGTCCAACTGGCGCGACGCGGTGGTGAAGGAGCCGCACTTCGCGATCTCGGAATCCCCGACGTTCTGCGGCCGCACGATCGCCGCCCTGGCCGCGGACCCGGCCCGGGCCCGGTGGTCGGGCCAAACGGTGAGCAGCGGCCAACTCGCGCAGGCCTACGACGTCGACGACGTGGACGGCAGCCGCCCGGACGCGTGGCGGTACCTGGTGGAAGTGGCGGACGTCGGGAAGCCCGCGGAGGTGAGCGGCTACCGCTGA
- a CDS encoding TetR/AcrR family transcriptional regulator: MSRTRPGDAGAKVLKAASTLFYRDGIHAVGVDTVAAEAGVTKAALYGNFGSKSRLVVAYLRERDRQWQEEIDRITAAHTDPAERVLAVFDVYEAWLSRDGYRGCGFLNATSEFPDPADPVREVVRHHKTALHGYLLTQLHRSGANQAETLADELMLVLEGAAVTSVVTQASRPFHTAKRLAATLISPPAP, from the coding sequence GTGAGCCGGACCCGGCCCGGCGACGCGGGAGCCAAGGTGCTCAAGGCGGCGTCGACGTTGTTCTACCGCGACGGCATCCACGCCGTGGGCGTCGACACCGTGGCGGCCGAGGCCGGCGTGACGAAGGCCGCGCTCTACGGCAACTTCGGTTCGAAGAGCCGGCTGGTCGTCGCCTACCTGCGGGAACGGGACCGGCAGTGGCAGGAGGAGATCGACCGCATCACGGCCGCGCACACCGATCCGGCCGAGCGGGTCCTGGCGGTGTTCGACGTCTACGAAGCCTGGCTCTCCCGCGACGGCTACCGCGGCTGTGGCTTCCTCAACGCCACCTCGGAGTTCCCCGACCCGGCCGACCCGGTGCGCGAAGTAGTCCGCCACCACAAGACGGCGCTGCACGGCTACCTGTTGACGCAGCTGCACCGCAGCGGCGCCAACCAAGCCGAAACCCTGGCCGACGAGCTGATGCTGGTGCTGGAGGGCGCCGCGGTCACGTCCGTGGTCACCCAGGCCTCGCGGCCATTCCACACGGCCAAGCGGCTCGCGGCGACGCTGATCTCACCGCCCGCGCCTTAG